One Clostridia bacterium genomic window, GCTCACAGGACCCGAGGGCAACGGCTCCCTCTTTGTAGGACAGGCGGGCACAACGAGTTCCGACCCATTCGGCGTTTTTCACGCCGGTGCTTGGCGGTTTGTTGTAACGGCAGCGGGTACGCTCGGCGTGGGGACGATGAACCCTTCCGCACAGCTTGAAGTTGTGCGTCCGGCGAACGCTTCATCAGCGGCAGCCATCTACGCTCACGACGATGCCACGACTGAACTCTCCTACGGAGTGCGCAGCGAGACTGCAAGCGACACGGGCGTTGCGGTGCACGGCGTGGCGCTAGCAAAATCGGGCACGGCAACGGGAATCTACGGCCGGACAAACGCTCCCGACGGCACAGCTATCAACGGCGAAGCCTACTCAAGCACCGGGCGAAGCTACGGCGTTCACGGAATCACGCGAAGCCCGCAAGGCATGGCGCTCGCTGGTGATGCCGTCGCTACCGGCGGGACCAGTTACGGCGTGTACGGCTCCACGGCCGGAGACGGCTACAGCGCTGGCGTGTACGGATTGGCCACATCGCAGATGGCGACGGCCAGCACCTACGGTGTATATGGAAAGGCAGCCAGCGCCAAAGGCATCGGCGCAATTGGGTACGCCTCTTCGATGACGGGATACACGAGCGGCATCTACGGCATGGTCGAGAGCGGCACGGGCACAGCGGGTGAGTTCAATAATTTTGCGGGAGGCACTGTGCTGCTTGGCCGCAGCGCGGGAATGAAAGTGTTTCGTGTCGATGGCTACGGAAAGGTGTTCGCCAACGGCGGAACGCAGGTCGGCGGCGCTGACTTTGCCGAGTCGGTGGCCGTCCTGGGCGCGCGTGAAAGCTACGCACCGGGAGACGTGCTTGTAATCGACGCCACGGGCGACCGACGCTTCGCACTAGCGTCTGAGACCTACGCTACCAACGTGGCAGGAATTTATTCGACCAAACCCGGCGTCTTGGGCACGCCGCACACATTGGACTCTGCGGAGATCGCGCAGGAAGTGCCGCTGGCGATGATCGGGATCGTGCCGTGCAAGGCCAGCGCCGAGAATGGCGCGATACGCCGCGGCGATCTGCTCGTCACCTCCGCCACCCCGGGGCACGTGATGCGAGGTACGGATCGCAGCAGATTGCTTGGCGCAATAGTTGGGAAAGCTCTGCAGCCGCTCAGTGCCGGCATCGGCGTGATCGAGTGCATGGTTACGCTGCAATAGCTCTTCTGTTTTCGTGGGAGTTCGTTGGCTTCGATTGCACTCGTATTGATGGCGATCAGGCGTTCTGTTCGATAAGGCCTGATACGTCTTCCCACTCGGACATGAGCTTCTCCAACTCGGAGCGCTTGTCGGCCATCAGATCGGTCAGGCGCTGCGTTTCCGCAACAGTCACAAATGTTGCCAGAGCATTCTCTGCCTCGGCGATTTCCGTCTCAGCGCGAGCAATACTCTGCTCAAGTTCTTCGCAGCGTTCCTGCATTTGCCGCATTTTGATCGGATTCAGGCGCTTCTTCGATTCAGGCTTCTCGTCATCGCCACCGTTCACGACGGCCGCCCCGCCCCCGCCGTTCGAACCTGTGCCGGAAGCAACGGGCGCTGCCTCGCCCTGTGCTTCCTTCTCTTTGCGCCAGAGGTAATCTTCGTAGTTGCCAGGGAAAACCGTAACCGCGCCGTCGGCGACTTCGAAGATTCGAGTTGCAAGGTTGTCGATGAAGTAGCGATCGTGCGAGACGAAGACGACCGTTCCTTTGAATTTCTCGAGCGCGTCCAGGAGAACATCTTTAGCGCGCAGGTCGAGGTGGTTCGTTGGTTCATCCAGCAGCAGAAAGTTAGAGGGCTGCAGGAGCATTCGCGCCAGTGCGTAGCGGTTGCGCTCACCGCCGCTGAGAACGCCGATTTTCTTGAATACATCGTCTTCTGAAAACAGGAAGCTCCCCAGCAGGTTCCGAAGCTCGGTGTGGCCGGACTGCGGTGCGATGCTGCCCAGGTCGTCGATCATGCGGCGCTCGCCGTCAAGTTCCTTATATTGGTCCTGCGCAAAATAGTCTGGCTCAGCGTTGTGACCCAGGCGGTACTCGCCCTCGGTCGGACGCTCGGCTTGTGCCAACAACTTGATCAGCGTCGACTTGCCTGCGCCGTTAATGCCGACCAATGCGATGCGGTCTCCGCGCTCGATGATGAAATCCACGCCGCTGAAGACGCGCTTCTCCCCATAGCTCTTGGCTACGCCGTTGAATTCGGCAACGATGCGCCCGCTCGGTTGCGGCTGCGGGAAAGTAAAGTGGATGGTTTTCTCTTCCGCAGGGATCTCTATACGCTCAATTTTGTCGAGCTCCTTGATGCGGCTCTGCACCTGCTTCGCCTTGGTCGCCTGGTAGCGGAAGCGGCTGATAAAAGCCTCAAGCTGCTCGATACGTTCGCGCTGATTCTTGTACGCCGAGATGAGTTGATCGCGCCGCTGCTCTTTCTCGCGAAGGTACTTCTCGTAATTGCCATGATAAAAGTGAACGCGCTTGTTCCATATTTCGGCGATTTTGTTCACCGTGACATCCAGGAAGTACCGATCGTGCGAGATGAGCACAAAAGCGTATGGATACTGGCGCAGGTATCCTTCCAGCCAATTGCGTGTTTCGAGATCAAGATGGTTTGTTGGCTCATCGAGCAGGAGCAGGTTGGGTTTCTGAAGCAGCAGCTTGGCGAGCGCGATGCGCATCTGCCAACCGCCGGAGAACTCTTCGGTCTGACGCGACCAGTCTGCCTTGCGAAATCCGAGGCCCGTGAGAACCGCCCCTACCTGCGCTTCGATGGCGTACCCGTCTCGAGTTCGAAACTCGTTATCGAGTCGATGGAACCGGTCCGCCACCTGCACGTACTCGGGACTGGCGGGATCGACTTCGGACATGCTGTGCGTAAGCTGCACGAGCTCGCGTTCAATGCAGTGCAGATCTTCGAAGACGCTCAGGCACTCATCGAATACCGAGCGGCCGGCGAGGCGAAGACCATCCTGCGGCAGATAGCTGGAGCTGACTCCCTTTTGACAAGTCAGCAATCCGTAGTCGAGCGACTCCAGGCCAGAGAAAATCTTCAGCAGCGTGGATTTACCCGTGCCGTTGGCACCGACCAGCCCCACACGATCCTGCGGAGTGATCATCCAATCCAGGTTTTCGAAAAGGAGTTTGTGGCCGAAACGCTTACCGGCCCCGGACAACTGGATCATCGACGCTGTGCTCTAGCTTTCATAACAATGAGATCGGTACTCCCCATTCTCTCACGCGCCGTGACTGCTTGGCTGGCCGGACAGTCGCTGAGCTACCGAGCTACCGCAAACCGTTGTCCTCCTGAGCGAGAGCGCAAGACCGAGTCGAAGTCCCCCTTCTGGCAGCTCCGTGCTGATCGCAGGGATCCTTCGACTTCGTGACTGTGTCGCTCCGCTCACAGGAGGACAGCACATTCCCTGGCAGCTTTCATTGCGTCTGAGCTACCTGCCAAGGTGCGTGCATTTAGAAAATCCTACATACAAATCCACAACTTCCTCCCTGCGCACATTTTGAATCACCTTGACAGGCAACAAAGCGGGCCTAAGATGTTTCAAACATTTCAGAGGCTTTTTGTTTTGGCCTCCTTCAGTTTCGGACGACGCAGTTTTGGTGTTAGTTCGGAATGCAACAAACTCGGCGCTCCGGAATCTGCAGCCATTCCGGGGATTGAGTGAGGAGTGGAGTGGACAATACGTTCACATCCAATGAGGTGGCAGCGCTGACTGGCATCACACAGCGCCAGTTGCAGTGGTGGGACGAGCGCGGAATCGTGGTTCCGGCGCGCGATGGCCGCCGTCGGCTCTATTCCCTGCCCGACCTGGCCGAAGTCGCCGTCATCTGCGAACTGCGTCAGCGTGGCTTCAGCTTGCAGCGTGTCCGCAAAGTGATGCGCTATCTGCAACGCGAACTCGGCAAGCGTCTCGTCGAAACCGTGAGCGCTAGTTCCGAGTACCACCTGCTCACCGACGGCAAACATATATTTTTGGAAGATTCGGCCCGTGCTGTCGTAGATATTTTGAAGAATTCCCGCCAACCCATGCTCACCGTCTGCTTGAGCGATACGGTGCAGCGCATCCAGACAGACGTTCGGGTATTCACAGACAGGCAGGCGCAGGCTCAACTTTCCGGCACTGCACCGTCATTCATGGCGGCTGCCGCCGGAGTGTCCCACGCAGCGCTCGCCTCAATGGCACAGAAACGTTCGGCATCACGCACGCGAAAAGGAAGATCCTCTACTCATACTGGCAACAGCGCTTCATAACGGCTTGCTCGCGGTACGGAGGGGTGACGATGGTTGCTGAGATCAACTTCCTGAACGAGTGGATCCCCGAACAAATGGGTCCAGGCACGCTGTTCATCCTTGAGAACGCTGGTGAAACTGGCGAGACAAACGATCCGTACTGGGCCGTACTCGCCTGTCCGGGCTGCGGCACATTAGGGCTCATCACGCGAAAACAGATCGCCGGATTGGTGCCGGTCATTTGCGGTTCCGATCAGTGCTCGGCGCAGTTCTTTATCAACAACGACGAGATCGTTCCGCGTAAGGTAACGTAAATGACGAACATGGGGCGGGCACCGAGCCCGCCCATCCATCTCAATTCTGTCGCTCGGTTTAGCGACGGTCGCGCCCGCGGCCGATCAGCCTCATGAACATGATGTAGAGATTGACGAAGTCGAGATACAGCAATAACGCTCCGGTCAGTGCAGCCTTGTTGTTGGCCTCGTCGTCGTCTTCGAACGCCCAGTCGAAGTCGCGGAAATCCTGCGCATGGTAAGACGCAAGGCTCGCGAACACGATCACGCCGAGGTAGGACGTAGCCCAGTAAACCCTCTCGTTGTTGAACACGACGTTCGCTGCCGACATGATTCCGAGGCCAGCGACGAGCGTGATCAGCGTGGACCCCATCGTGCCTAGATCGGCGCCGCTCATGCGTCCATACGCGGCCATGGCTGCAAAGGTGAGTGCGGCAATCAGAAATCCGAAGGCAACCGCGCCGGGCGGGATGAACAGGAAGAACACCGCGAAAGAGATGCCATTGAACGCCGCGTAACAAACGAAGATCAGCGCTGCCAAGCCGATCGGAATGTTCTCAATTACTTGCGAGATGATGGCGACCGCCGCGACTTCCAAGGCAAAGATGATCTGGAAGGAGAGCGCGTGTTCGTGCACGTAGGTGAACATTTCGGGTCGAGCCATCGCCCATCGCGCCACGGCGGCAGAGATTAGCAGGCCCACAGCCATGAATCCGTAAACCTTCACCAGCAATGCGCGCTGCTCGCGCTCAACCTCTTCCATTTCGTACGACAGCGCCTCGCCGGGCATTGGCCCATCGGGATCGAAGACGTGTCCCACAACAGCCTGAGCGCGCTGCCGTGATGACAGTTGATCGCCGGTTCGTCTGCCTACACCTTGGTCGCCGCCGGGCATGTGGCGAAAATATATCTTGTTTCGAGTGTGCCTGAGAACGGAAAACGCTTTGCAGCCCAACGGAAAAAAAGGACGCGGTTTGCGCGTCCTCATCGTTGGATTTCTTTGTGGAAGTTGTCGTTCGTCAGTCCTGGCAGCTCATAGCGACATCGATCGGCACAGGCACCTGTTCCACGATTTGCAGGCCGAAGCCTTCCAATGAGGCGACTTTGCGTGGGCGATTCGTCAACAGACGTATGCGTTGCAACTTCAGGTCCGACAGAATCTGTGCGCCAATGCCAATCTCGCGCTGCGTTTTTCGCTGCGAATCCGGCAGCGTCGGCAGCCGTAAGTCCCTATGGAATTGCAGCGTCGGCTTGCCGCCGAGAGATTCCACCGAGAAACCTTTGGAGGTCTGGTGCAGGTAGATGATCGCTCCGCGACCCTCGCGGTTAATCATCTTCATCGACTCCTCCAAAAGACCGCGACACTCGCACCATGTCGCACTGAAGACATCGCCCATCAGGCAGTGCGAATGCATGCGCACCAGCGTAGGCAGCTCACCGGAATTCTCCAGGTCGCCTTTGACAATGGCGATATGCGAATCGCCGTTCACTTCCGACTGGTAGGCGATCATGCGGAACTCGCCGAAGCGTGTCGGGACCAGCGCTTCGCCCTGGCGCACGATGGTGCGCTCGTGCTGAAGGCGGTATCGTATCACCTCCGCGACTGTCACCATCTTCATCTGATGTTCGCGGCAGAACTCGACTAAGTCGGGGACGCGCGCCATCGTGCCGTCGTCCTTCATAATCTCGCAGATCACTCCGGCAGGAATCAGCCCGGCCATGCGTGCGAGATCGACGGAAGCCTCAGTCTGTCCGGCGCGAATGAGCACGCCTCCCTTACGCGCACGCAGCGGGAACGTGTGTCCCGGACGAGCCAGATCGTTGGGACGTGTCGCTGGATCGATGGCGATTTTGATGGTGTACGAGCGATCGTGGGCGCTGATGCCCGTGGTCACCCCCTGCCGGGCATCAATTGACTCCGTGAAAGCGGTGCCGAACTGCGATGTGTTCTCCGCGGACATCTGTCCCAGGCGCAGATAGTCGAGGCGTTCTTCCGTCATTGAGAGACAGATGAGGCCGCGTCCGTACTTGGCCATGAAGTTGATGGCATCGGGCGTAACCTTCTCGGCGGCCATGGTGAGGTCGCCTTCGTTTTCCCGATCTTCGTCGTCAACAACGACGATCATCCGGCCAGCGCGGATCTCCTCAATAGCGGTAGGAACGTCGCAGAATGGTGCATTCGGAGTCATGAGGAACCTGGATAAATTGTAGCAAAGAACAACAGCCGCTGGGCTGTATGCAACTCAGCGGCTGAAACTTACTATCGCAAAAACCGCAACTACGCGTTCGGATTGATCATGCGAATGATCCAGAAGGTGAGCGCCGCCACTGATGCCGAAGCGGGAATGGTCAACACCCAGGCCCATACAATGCGCGTTGCCACGCCCCATCGCACTGCGGAGAGGCGATGCGTCGTGCCCACTCCGACGATTGCGCCCGTTATCGTGTGCGTGGTCGATACCGGAATGCCGGCCAGAGCAGTGCCGAAAAGCGTAAGCGCACCAGCAGTTTCGGCGCAGAACCCACCCACCGGCTTAAGCTTCGTTATTTTTGACCCCATAGTGTGAACGATTCGCCATCCGCCGAAATATGTTCCCAGCGCGATTGCCAAGTGTGCAGACAGGATGATGGGCCACTTAATCGGTCCCCAATCGCCTATCATGTCTGCCTTGCTCATCAGCCCGCCGGTATAGAGTGCGCCCGCAATGATTCCCATCGTCTTCTGCGCGTCGTTTCCGCCGTGTCCGAGGCTGTACGCAGCCGCGGAAAGCAACTGCGCCTTGCGGAACCAGTGATCGACCTGTTGCGGAGCTTTGTTCCGGAAGATCCAGAACACGGCCACCATCAACGCGAACCCGAGAACCAGGCCAAGAACGGGCGCGACGAGTATGAAAGTCAACGTCTTCGTCCATCCGTGCGGAATAATGACCTCAAATGCCCGTCCCCATCCGCGAACCATCGCGGCGCGAGCGATTGCCGCACCAGCATAACCACCGATGAGCGCGTGCGAGGAAGAGGTCGGCAATCCCCACCACCAGGTGAGCAAATCCCACACGATGGCGCCCAGTAGCCCAGCCATGACCACGTACTGGGTCACGATGTCCAGTTGGATCATGCCTTTGCCGATGGTATGCGCGACGGCCGTACCGAGCAGAAATGCGGCGACGAAGTTGAAAAATGCCGCCCACAGAACAGCAAGTTTCGGAGAGAGTACGCGGGTCGAGACAACGGTCGCGATGCTGTTCGCAGCATCGTGAAAGCCATTTATAAAGTCGAACGTTAGCGCAATTGCAACGGTTAATAGTACAAGTAGCAGTCCTGTATCCACCGATCAGCCTTCCTCGCAAGAGTTCATCAAAAAGCCGGGAACTTACCTCTAGCGCCCGATAAGCCGCAAGAATATGAGGCTACGCGCTCTTGAGGACCACGGTCTCAAGCACGTTGGCGGCGTCTTCCGCCTTGTCTGTGGCGGTCTCCAGCACTTCTATAAGCTCTTTGATTTTGATCAGGTTGATAGGATCGGTTTCGTTTTCGAAGATGCGTGCAATAGCATTACGGCTGACGCTGTCCGCTTCGTTCTCAAGCCGGTTGATTTCGACACAATGTTCGAGGAGTCGCTGGTTGCTTTTCTCCAGCAGGGACACTGCCCGGCCCAACTCTTCCGACTGCTTTACGATAATCGATGCGAGTTCCACTGCAGCAGGTGGCACGCTCTTAATCTTGTACATAATCAGGCGGTCAGCAGCCGAGTTGACGAAGTCGAGGACGTCATCGAGGGAGGACGCAAGTTTATGAATGTCTTCGCGATCAAAGGGGGTAATGAAAGTCTGATTCAGTTTGACAAGGACGGCATGGGTCATGTCGTCGCCCTTGTGTTCGATTTCCTTGATTTTCTGCACCGAGATGTCGACATTCTGGTAATTCGCCAGCACATCGCGGAGTACGCGCGCTCCGTCGCAAAGGTTGGCTGACATCTCGGAAAACATGTCGAAGAACTTAGTTTCACGGGGGACAATGCGGACCATCTTTCAGGTGGCTCCCTTAGTTGCCGCCATCAATACAGCGCGGCTCAAAATTTCTAGTCTGAAACGGATTACTATCTCACCTCGAAATCCTCAGCGTCAAACCAGTGTATCGGTACGAAGAAGCGACCTTGACACCGAGCGTTTCAGACGCGGGCGTGCCACGCAGAACTGTAGTGATCTTGGCCGGGACTGAAAACTGTTGGCCTCAATTCCTTGCGCAATCGTGCGAGGCTAGGCGGCGCGATTCCAGGCAGAGGATGTGTCGGGACTAGGAGAGAAGCGCTGGCGCAGACGGCGGAACATGGAACGCAGTGCCC contains:
- the ribB gene encoding 3,4-dihydroxy-2-butanone-4-phosphate synthase; the protein is MTPNAPFCDVPTAIEEIRAGRMIVVVDDEDRENEGDLTMAAEKVTPDAINFMAKYGRGLICLSMTEERLDYLRLGQMSAENTSQFGTAFTESIDARQGVTTGISAHDRSYTIKIAIDPATRPNDLARPGHTFPLRARKGGVLIRAGQTEASVDLARMAGLIPAGVICEIMKDDGTMARVPDLVEFCREHQMKMVTVAEVIRYRLQHERTIVRQGEALVPTRFGEFRMIAYQSEVNGDSHIAIVKGDLENSGELPTLVRMHSHCLMGDVFSATWCECRGLLEESMKMINREGRGAIIYLHQTSKGFSVESLGGKPTLQFHRDLRLPTLPDSQRKTQREIGIGAQILSDLKLQRIRLLTNRPRKVASLEGFGLQIVEQVPVPIDVAMSCQD
- a CDS encoding ABC-F family ATP-binding cassette domain-containing protein codes for the protein MIQLSGAGKRFGHKLLFENLDWMITPQDRVGLVGANGTGKSTLLKIFSGLESLDYGLLTCQKGVSSSYLPQDGLRLAGRSVFDECLSVFEDLHCIERELVQLTHSMSEVDPASPEYVQVADRFHRLDNEFRTRDGYAIEAQVGAVLTGLGFRKADWSRQTEEFSGGWQMRIALAKLLLQKPNLLLLDEPTNHLDLETRNWLEGYLRQYPYAFVLISHDRYFLDVTVNKIAEIWNKRVHFYHGNYEKYLREKEQRRDQLISAYKNQRERIEQLEAFISRFRYQATKAKQVQSRIKELDKIERIEIPAEEKTIHFTFPQPQPSGRIVAEFNGVAKSYGEKRVFSGVDFIIERGDRIALVGINGAGKSTLIKLLAQAERPTEGEYRLGHNAEPDYFAQDQYKELDGERRMIDDLGSIAPQSGHTELRNLLGSFLFSEDDVFKKIGVLSGGERNRYALARMLLQPSNFLLLDEPTNHLDLRAKDVLLDALEKFKGTVVFVSHDRYFIDNLATRIFEVADGAVTVFPGNYEDYLWRKEKEAQGEAAPVASGTGSNGGGGAAVVNGGDDEKPESKKRLNPIKMRQMQERCEELEQSIARAETEIAEAENALATFVTVAETQRLTDLMADKRSELEKLMSEWEDVSGLIEQNA
- a CDS encoding DUF47 family protein, with translation MVRIVPRETKFFDMFSEMSANLCDGARVLRDVLANYQNVDISVQKIKEIEHKGDDMTHAVLVKLNQTFITPFDREDIHKLASSLDDVLDFVNSAADRLIMYKIKSVPPAAVELASIIVKQSEELGRAVSLLEKSNQRLLEHCVEINRLENEADSVSRNAIARIFENETDPINLIKIKELIEVLETATDKAEDAANVLETVVLKSA
- a CDS encoding MerR family transcriptional regulator codes for the protein MDNTFTSNEVAALTGITQRQLQWWDERGIVVPARDGRRRLYSLPDLAEVAVICELRQRGFSLQRVRKVMRYLQRELGKRLVETVSASSEYHLLTDGKHIFLEDSARAVVDILKNSRQPMLTVCLSDTVQRIQTDVRVFTDRQAQAQLSGTAPSFMAAAAGVSHAALASMAQKRSASRTRKGRSSTHTGNSAS
- a CDS encoding inorganic phosphate transporter, which produces MDTGLLLVLLTVAIALTFDFINGFHDAANSIATVVSTRVLSPKLAVLWAAFFNFVAAFLLGTAVAHTIGKGMIQLDIVTQYVVMAGLLGAIVWDLLTWWWGLPTSSSHALIGGYAGAAIARAAMVRGWGRAFEVIIPHGWTKTLTFILVAPVLGLVLGFALMVAVFWIFRNKAPQQVDHWFRKAQLLSAAAYSLGHGGNDAQKTMGIIAGALYTGGLMSKADMIGDWGPIKWPIILSAHLAIALGTYFGGWRIVHTMGSKITKLKPVGGFCAETAGALTLFGTALAGIPVSTTHTITGAIVGVGTTHRLSAVRWGVATRIVWAWVLTIPASASVAALTFWIIRMINPNA
- a CDS encoding Bax inhibitor-1/YccA family protein; the protein is MGHVFDPDGPMPGEALSYEMEEVEREQRALLVKVYGFMAVGLLISAAVARWAMARPEMFTYVHEHALSFQIIFALEVAAVAIISQVIENIPIGLAALIFVCYAAFNGISFAVFFLFIPPGAVAFGFLIAALTFAAMAAYGRMSGADLGTMGSTLITLVAGLGIMSAANVVFNNERVYWATSYLGVIVFASLASYHAQDFRDFDWAFEDDDEANNKAALTGALLLYLDFVNLYIMFMRLIGRGRDRR